In Helicobacter canis, the sequence TGAATTTTGGGCAATTTTGTTATGAAAATCGTCATTTGCAAGGTAGGGGTAAAATATTAGGCACTTATGGATTCTAGTGTATAATCCACCAAAACAAAGGAGCGACAATGACCATCCATATCACCGCTAAAAATGCTAGCAAAGACTTCACAAACGCGCTAAAAAGTCTAGCCAAGCTAGCAGATGTCAAACTGACAATACAAAAAGAGCCAAGCGATGAGCTTTTGCGCAGCATAAAGGCTGTGAAAAATGGCAAGGTAGAGAAGTTTCAAGACTTTGCAAGCTACAAAAAGGCTATGGATTCTTAGATGTTTGAGATCCACACCACTGCTAAATACAAAAAGCAGCGCAAGAAACTAAGCCAAGATGATAGAGACTTGCTTGATAGCGTGATCTATACACTTGCAAGTGGGGAGAGCCTAGAGCCAAAACACAGAGATCATAAGCTCACAGGCGAGCTAAAGGGCTTCCGCGAGTGTCATATCAAGCCAGATTTGCTACTCATCTATGCCAAAAATCAAAATGCCCTTATCCTTACTTGTGTAGAAGTAGGCTCACATAGCGATCTGTTTAAAGGCTAGGTTAAGCCCTTGCTTTTTATTTTGCTTTTTTACCCTTACCCTATCTCCATAAATCGCCCAGCTTTTTATCCCACTCATTTGGGGTGAATTTTTCTGTGCCGCCTGTGGGTGTGAAAGTCAGCTCGCCTACAATGACACTGCTATCGATGAGATACAGATCCACACGCACATAAGAAAAAGGGCTGGCAAGGGCTTGAGCGATATTGATTATAAGCGTGAGATTATGTGGCTTGGCTGGAGGAACGCTTGCTTTCTTTTCAAAATCAAAAGGCATTTTTCGCCAATTTGTATCCATAGCAATTTCTGTTTGGTTGATAAATTTATCTAAAATGGCAGTAATATGACTAATCTTACCGCTAAAGGTGTGGCATTTATAGTCTGTTGGGGCTTTGTAGGCAAAAGTGGATTCTAGGGGCTGGGTAGAATCTAAGCTGTCATTGCGAGCTTTGTCGCAAGGCAAAGCGTGGCAATCCACACTAGAATCCGCGTTTGCAGAGCTAGAATCCATTGTGTTATGGATTGTTTCGCCGACTTCATCGTCTCGCAATGACAAGTCAAGTGCTCTCTCTTTGCTAGAATCCGCGTTTGATTCTAGGGATTTTGGGCTGGATTCTAGGCTTGAATTTTGGGCAATTTTGTTATGAAAATCGTCATTTGCAAGGTAGGGTGTAGCGAGAATTATTCACTGAAAGCTCCATAGTGCATAATTTTTTCATAGCGTTTTTGGAGATAGTCTTTATCCTTTAGAATCTCGCTTAGGCTTGTTAGGAAATATGTCTTGATCGCTTGGGCTGCACTCTCTCTATCTCTATGCGCACCACTTAGTGGCTCTGGGATAATGTCATCGATGAGTTGAGCCTTTTTCAGCTCATCGGGGGTGATTTTCATCGCTTTTGTGGCGGACTCTATCTTGGCAGGGTCATTCCACAAAATCGCCGCACAACCCTCAGGAGAAATCACGCTAAAGATAGAATACTGCATCATAGCCAGCCTATCTGCCACAGCGATAGCAAGCGCACCACCACTACCCCCCTCACCGATGACAACAGAAATCGTAGGTGTGCGCAAGGCAGCGAACTCTTGGAGATTCTTGGCGATAGCCTCACTCTGTCCGCGCTCCTCCGCGCCTATCCCCGGATACGCACCAGCAGTATCGACAAGCATAAGGATAGGGAGCTTAAATTTCTCTGCAAGCTTTGCGGCTTTAAGGGCTTTGCGGTAGCCCTCAGGGTTTGGCATACCAAAATTTCTCGTGATTTTATTCTTAGTGCCTCTGCCCTTTTCTTCACCTATGACTAGCACAGGCTGCTCATCAATCTTGCCTATCATACATACGATAGCTTTATCATCGCGGAAATGCCTATCGCCACAGATCTCATACGCATCTTTTAGCAATAGCTCAATATAATCAAGCGCGTAAGGTCTATCGGGGTGGCGCGCTAGCTGGAGCTTTTGATAATCGCTCATATTGCCATAGACTTTTTTCAGCTCTTTTTCTAAGTCCTTTTGCAATATCTCCTTAGCTGCAGTATCTCCGCGCATAGAAGCTAGCTCAATGTCATCTTGAATGCTCTTAAGCTGTTTTTCAAAATCTAAACAAGTCGCCATTGCCACTCCATATTATGCGCTATGCGTTGGTATGACTATATATTTTTAAAGATGACCACACCATTGGTGCCACCAAAGCCAAAGGAATTACTCATCACGGCATTGACCTTTGCTTCTCTAGCGACATTTGGTATATAGTCAAGATCACACTCTGGATCACTATGCTCCTGATTGATCGTAGGGGGGAGAACGCCAGCTCGCATAGCCATTATAGAAATCACCGCCTCAATCGCCCCTGCCGCTCCCAAACAATGCCCAATCTGCCCCTTCGTCGAGCTAACAGGCGGGACATTATCCTTGCCGCCAAAGACTTTCTTCAACGCCATTGTCTCAAAAAGATCGTTATACGCTGTGCTAGTGCCGTGAGCATTGACATAGTCGATCTTTGTATTTGCCATAGTAAGCGCGGCTTTCATCGCGCGTGCCGCACCCTCGCCCTCTGGTGCAGGAGTGGTGATGTGATTAGCATCACCACTCTCGCCAAATCCAGCCACCTCGGCATAAATTTTCGCACCTCGCGCCTTAGCACGCTCATATTCCTCCAAAATAAGCGCACCAGCACCCTCACCCATAACAAATCCGCTACGATCTTTATCAAATGGACGAGAAGCTTTCTGTGGCTCATCGTTCCGCTCTGATAGGGCTTTCATCGCAGCAAAGCCGCCAATCCCCACAGGGCAGATAGTGGATTCTGCGCCGATGACTAGCATCGCATCTGCACCATTTAGCATAATCGTTTTAGCCGCTTCGATGATCGCGTGTGTGCCAGCCGCACAGGCAGTAACACTCGCAAGATTGGGACCTCTTATGCCAAACTCTATTGAAGTAAATCCACCTAGCATATTTACAAGCGCACTTGGTATGAAAAATGGTGTAATTCTCCTCGGACCTTTGTCAAAGCAGGTAATGGAGTTTTTCTCGATATTTGCCAAGCCTCCGATCCCGGCTCCAGAACTCACACCGAAGCGATCACTCAATGCCTCATCGCAACGACCATCGCTTCCTAGCAAGCCGCTATCGCTCATCGCTTCTTTGCTAGCCTTAAGCCCTAGCTGGATAAATCTATCGGCTTTTTTCACATCTTTTGGACTTAGGACCTCTTCAGGATTAAAGCCTACAATCTCGCCCCGCTATGCTCACAGGAAAATCGTTGGTATCAAAAGAAGTTATCCTTCTTATGCCGCACTTGCCATCAACAATCGCGGAAAACGAATCATCTCTATTGAGTCCAACTGCATTTATCATACCAATGCCCGTAACGACTACACGACGCATATCACTC encodes:
- the accA gene encoding acetyl-CoA carboxylase carboxyl transferase subunit alpha, whose product is MATCLDFEKQLKSIQDDIELASMRGDTAAKEILQKDLEKELKKVYGNMSDYQKLQLARHPDRPYALDYIELLLKDAYEICGDRHFRDDKAIVCMIGKIDEQPVLVIGEEKGRGTKNKITRNFGMPNPEGYRKALKAAKLAEKFKLPILMLVDTAGAYPGIGAEERGQSEAIAKNLQEFAALRTPTISVVIGEGGSGGALAIAVADRLAMMQYSIFSVISPEGCAAILWNDPAKIESATKAMKITPDELKKAQLIDDIIPEPLSGAHRDRESAAQAIKTYFLTSLSEILKDKDYLQKRYEKIMHYGAFSE
- a CDS encoding type II toxin-antitoxin system YafQ family toxin, whose amino-acid sequence is MFEIHTTAKYKKQRKKLSQDDRDLLDSVIYTLASGESLEPKHRDHKLTGELKGFRECHIKPDLLLIYAKNQNALILTCVEVGSHSDLFKG
- a CDS encoding ATP-grasp fold amidoligase family protein, which produces MDSSSANADSSVDCHALPCDKARNDSLDSTQPLESTFAYKAPTDYKCHTFSGKISHITAILDKFINQTEIAMDTNWRKMPFDFEKKASVPPAKPHNLTLIINIAQALASPFSYVRVDLYLIDSSVIVGELTFTPTGGTEKFTPNEWDKKLGDLWR